The genomic stretch AAAGCATGATCTCCGGCCATTGGCCTGAAATCGGGGAATAATCGCGACGCTTCCATTGCCCTTTGCCGGCTCCTGCTGTACAGTTTTCTCAGGAGATTTGTACAAAACAGGGGCAAGCCTATGGCCCGCAAGGGAAAACAGGTCGAGGCGGTCGCCTATATCAGGACATCGTCGGCCGCCAATATCGGCACCGACAAGGACTCCGACAAGCGCCAGCGCGCCGCGATCGAGGGCTTCGCCAAGCGCGCAGGCTTCGCCCTGGTAGGCGAGTTCAACGATGCCGCAGTATCCGGCGCTGACCCCATCGACGCACGGCCGGGCTTCTCTGCATTGCTGGATCGCATCGAGGGCAACGGCGTCCGAACCGTCATAGTCGAAGATGCCAGCCGCCTCGCTCGCCAACTGGTGACGCAGGAGCTGGGCATCATTGCGTTGATCGCTCGCGGCGTTCGCGTGCTGACCGCATCAGGCGACGACTTGTGCGACGATTCCGATCCGTCGCGGACCATGATGCGGCAGATCGCCGGAGCGTTTCACCAGTACGAGAAGGCGCGCTTGGTCGCGAAGCTGAAAGGCGCGCGGGATCGCAAGCGCGCTAAGATGCAGGCGGAGCAGCCGGGCAAGACGGTCAAGGTCGAGGGCCGCAAGACATGGGCCGAGAAGAACCCGGAGCTGGTCGCCGAGGCCAAGCGACTGCGCGGCGCGCCGCGTCGGCCAGACAGATCACTGCGGGAGATCGCGGCCGAGCTGGCAAACCAAGGCCACGTCGGAAAGCGCGGCAAGCCGTTCTCGGCGTCGTCCATCAAGCAGATGCTCGCATGATGGTGACGCCGCCGCCGACCATCGCCGCCGAGAAGTAGCGCGACGCTGCGCACCATGCGCCCATGCGCCACCTCGCCTCGACCGCTCCGCCCCCAGGGGAGCCGTCTGCCGGGGCACCCCGGACTGCTCGGCCAGCCGTCGATTTAATTTGCGACACCAAGGGCCGATTTCTAACTGGCGGGAAACCGGGACCGGGCCGAAAGGTTGGTTCTCGTAATGCCCTCTCTGAAAGTTTTGTCGCCGATCTCAAAAACTGCTGGGAGCTGCATGGCCGCGATGCATTGGATCGCGTCGCGCGCGATCAGCCCGAAGTCCTGCTCAAGGTGGTAGCGTCGCTGATGCCAAAAGACGTCAATTTGTCCATCGGCCCGAACGCCGCCAGCTTTGCTGAAACCTTCCAGCACGCGCTTTCGCTGCTCGGCAATTCAGTTGAGCCGCCGCGCCTGCGTCGGCCGCTGCGAACCATCCCGCCAAAGGTGATCGAGCATGGCAATTGACATCT from Bradyrhizobium sp. Ash2021 encodes the following:
- a CDS encoding recombinase family protein, which translates into the protein MARKGKQVEAVAYIRTSSAANIGTDKDSDKRQRAAIEGFAKRAGFALVGEFNDAAVSGADPIDARPGFSALLDRIEGNGVRTVIVEDASRLARQLVTQELGIIALIARGVRVLTASGDDLCDDSDPSRTMMRQIAGAFHQYEKARLVAKLKGARDRKRAKMQAEQPGKTVKVEGRKTWAEKNPELVAEAKRLRGAPRRPDRSLREIAAELANQGHVGKRGKPFSASSIKQMLA